AGCCCGATTCGCCGACGAGCGCCAGCGTCTCGCCCTTCTGGATGTCGAAGGACACGCCCTTCACGGCCTGCGTCGCGCCGGCACCCGAGCGGAAATCGACACGCAGGCCCCGCACGGACAGCAGGTCGGGGTTGGGGGGCATGATGGTCATGTCGGCGAACGTCCGCAAAATCCCCCTCTCCCCCCCGGGGAGAGGGTCGGGGTGAGGGGGGAGCACCGCGTGGAGTCATGGGGTGATGAGAGACTTTGCGCTTCTTGCGAAGTCACGCAGTGCGTCCCCCTCACCCTAACCCTCTCCCCGCTTTCGGCGGACCGGAGGTCCGCCTGTCGCGTCAGCGCAAACAAAGTTTGCGCGTGAGCGGGGGGGAGAGGGGACTGGCGGTCGTGGTCGGTACACCCCATCACTCCGCCGCCTCCTTGCGGGCAGCCGTCGCCGCGCCGGCCTCGCCGGGCAGCGCGGTGGACATCTGGGCGATTGTCTTGCGCGGGTCGAAGGCGTCGCGCACCGCCTCGCCGATGAAGATCAGCAGGCTCAGCATGATCGCCAGCACGAAGAAGGCGGTCAGGCCGAGCCACGGCGCCTGCAGGTTGGCCTTGCCCTGGGCCAGCAGCTCGCCCAGCGACGGCGAGCCGGGCGGCAGGCCGAAGCCGAGAAAGTCCAGCGCGGTCAGGGTGGTGATCGAGCCGTTCAGGATGAAGGGCATGAAGGTCAGCGTCGCCACCATCGCGTTGGGCAGCACATGGCGCACCATGATGGTGACGTCCCCCGCCCCCAGCGCCTTGGCCGCGCGCACGTAATCCAGGTTGCGCGCCCGCAGGAACTCCGCCCGCACCACATGGACCAGCGCGGTCCAGGAGAACAGCAGCAGCAGGCCCAGCAGCCACCAGAAGGTCGGCGTCACCACGCTGGCCAGGATGATGAGGAGGAACAGGGTGGGCAGACCCTGCCAGATCTCGATGAAGCGCTGGAACAGCAGGTCGGTCAGCCCGCCGAAGTACCCCTGCACCGCACCGGCCGCCACGCCGATGACCGACGAAAAGGCGGTCAGCACCAGACCGAACAGAACCGAGATGCGGAAGCCGTAGATCAGCCGCGCCACCACGTCGCGCCCCTGGTCGTCGGTGCCCAGCCAGTTGTCGGCGGAAGGCGGCGCCGGGGCGGGAACAGGCAGGTTGTAGTTGATGGTGCGGTAGCTGTAGGGGATCAGCGGCCAGACCATCCAGCCCTTGGAATTGATCAGGTCGCGGACATAGGGGTCGCGGTAGTCGGTCTCCGTCTCGAACTCGCCGCCGAAGGTGGTCTCGGGGTAGGCGTTGAAGACGGGCCAGTAGTAGTGATTCTCGTATTCGATCATCAACGGCTTGTCGTTGGCGATGAACTCCGCCCCCAGCGAGACGAAGAACAGCACCAGGAAGATCCAGAAGGACCAGAAGCCGCGGCGGTTCGCCTTGAAAT
The Azospirillum sp. TSA2s DNA segment above includes these coding regions:
- a CDS encoding ABC transporter permease gives rise to the protein MTPLTRRRLANFKANRRGFWSFWIFLVLFFVSLGAEFIANDKPLMIEYENHYYWPVFNAYPETTFGGEFETETDYRDPYVRDLINSKGWMVWPLIPYSYRTINYNLPVPAPAPPSADNWLGTDDQGRDVVARLIYGFRISVLFGLVLTAFSSVIGVAAGAVQGYFGGLTDLLFQRFIEIWQGLPTLFLLIILASVVTPTFWWLLGLLLLFSWTALVHVVRAEFLRARNLDYVRAAKALGAGDVTIMVRHVLPNAMVATLTFMPFILNGSITTLTALDFLGFGLPPGSPSLGELLAQGKANLQAPWLGLTAFFVLAIMLSLLIFIGEAVRDAFDPRKTIAQMSTALPGEAGAATAARKEAAE